In Bythopirellula goksoeyrii, a single window of DNA contains:
- a CDS encoding DUF1254 domain-containing protein: protein MNACSRTSTGSVHRWRRKARRLRVAQLSCLAIVVLACWVNKCSAQDLTAVEAQTIAREAYIYGYPIVESYRTMYAFAIDGDSDEFKAPLNAFKHEANVFTPADKEVVTPNADTPYSFLWMDLRSEPVVLGVPANEKARYYSIQLTDLFKFNFDYIGSRVTGNGAGQYLIAGPNWTGETPTGISKVIRCETGFALAVYRTQLLGPDDLQNVKDIQKQYTAKTLSEFAGEPMPAPATETEFPLPSPDAGPDLAFFSALNFILQFCPPSKSEQKLIARLARIGVAAGEPYDVDAISPDMRESLTKGMAEGEAAITAAASKLKVAEVIGTREYLGSEYLIKRAVAAKLGRYTNSKEEALYPLYLSDAGGKPLDGSSANYVLKIGPEELPPVNAFWSITVYDSQNNTLVLNPISRYRISSSMLDSLDRDVNGGLTIPIQCQSPEEEQAANWLPAPNGPFYMVMRLYWPKPEAYDGTWTPPLVWEADSAPTATVQKPAGAEAAEEVKPSVLIDELKPEMERPTVWGEPTEVQVAIYVIDVDEVNSADQSFAASVYYEARWKNPLLRHKGPGPMNRNIAEVWSPRLTIIGQQMQWRSFPDSVEIRPDGTVISRQKVWGRFSQPLMLRDFPFDQQTLSIQLVAAGLSEEHVKIVPLVNEIGRSSSIAKKFSLPDFDVESWEALPTPYYPTEGQVGVAGYQMNIRVHRQATYYILKVIIPLCLIVMMSWLPRWIDPEQIGTNIGISTSAFLTLVAYLFAITVLLPRVSYVTRIDRFILLSTLTVFAGLIQTVFNTVLIRRENGQRAEKIDWWSRIVYPILLVIVLVSSFLF, encoded by the coding sequence ATGAACGCCTGTTCTCGAACTAGCACTGGTAGTGTTCATCGATGGCGACGTAAAGCGAGGCGTTTGAGAGTTGCTCAATTATCTTGTTTGGCCATCGTCGTCCTCGCGTGTTGGGTAAACAAATGCTCGGCTCAGGATTTGACTGCCGTCGAAGCCCAAACGATCGCTCGTGAAGCATACATCTATGGTTACCCAATCGTCGAAAGCTACCGGACGATGTATGCCTTTGCGATCGACGGAGATAGCGATGAATTCAAGGCACCACTTAATGCCTTCAAACACGAGGCCAACGTTTTCACTCCGGCTGACAAAGAGGTCGTCACCCCCAACGCCGACACGCCCTATTCGTTCTTGTGGATGGACTTGAGAAGTGAGCCTGTCGTGCTGGGTGTCCCGGCCAATGAGAAGGCTCGCTACTATTCGATCCAGTTGACGGATCTGTTCAAGTTCAATTTTGATTACATCGGTTCCAGGGTGACCGGCAACGGCGCAGGACAATACCTGATCGCCGGGCCAAACTGGACAGGCGAGACTCCAACGGGCATTAGCAAAGTGATCCGATGCGAGACCGGATTTGCGTTAGCCGTCTATCGCACGCAGTTGCTCGGGCCCGATGATCTTCAGAACGTCAAGGACATTCAGAAGCAGTACACTGCAAAGACTCTGAGTGAATTTGCCGGTGAGCCAATGCCGGCTCCCGCGACCGAAACCGAATTTCCACTCCCGTCGCCTGATGCTGGCCCGGATCTCGCATTCTTTTCAGCACTCAATTTCATTTTGCAATTCTGTCCGCCTTCTAAATCGGAACAGAAACTCATCGCGCGATTGGCACGCATTGGTGTGGCTGCGGGTGAGCCGTACGATGTTGACGCGATCAGCCCCGATATGCGGGAATCGCTCACCAAGGGCATGGCCGAAGGCGAGGCTGCAATCACGGCCGCGGCTTCCAAGTTAAAGGTCGCCGAGGTGATCGGCACACGCGAATATCTTGGCAGCGAATATCTCATTAAGCGCGCAGTGGCTGCGAAGCTCGGGCGTTACACCAATTCCAAAGAGGAAGCACTCTATCCTTTGTATCTCTCGGATGCCGGGGGAAAACCGCTCGACGGAAGCTCTGCAAACTATGTATTGAAAATCGGGCCAGAAGAACTGCCGCCGGTCAACGCGTTCTGGTCCATCACGGTCTACGACAGCCAGAACAACACACTCGTCCTTAATCCGATCAGCCGATATCGAATCAGTTCATCAATGCTTGATTCACTTGACCGCGATGTGAACGGCGGTCTGACAATTCCCATTCAATGTCAGTCGCCGGAAGAAGAACAGGCGGCCAACTGGCTGCCGGCGCCGAACGGGCCATTTTACATGGTCATGCGTTTGTATTGGCCGAAACCGGAAGCCTACGACGGCACGTGGACGCCACCCTTGGTGTGGGAAGCAGATTCGGCGCCGACGGCGACTGTTCAAAAGCCTGCCGGCGCCGAGGCGGCCGAAGAAGTCAAGCCGTCGGTGCTGATCGATGAGCTAAAACCCGAGATGGAACGCCCGACAGTGTGGGGCGAACCAACAGAGGTTCAGGTGGCGATCTATGTCATCGATGTCGACGAAGTTAATTCGGCAGATCAAAGTTTTGCCGCCAGCGTGTATTACGAAGCGCGATGGAAGAACCCCTTGTTGCGTCACAAAGGACCGGGCCCAATGAACCGTAACATCGCCGAGGTCTGGTCTCCGCGACTAACGATCATTGGGCAGCAAATGCAATGGCGATCATTCCCTGATTCCGTTGAAATTCGACCGGACGGCACCGTGATTTCTCGACAAAAGGTTTGGGGACGGTTTTCACAACCGCTGATGCTTCGCGATTTTCCGTTCGATCAACAGACGTTGTCGATCCAGCTTGTCGCGGCAGGCCTTTCGGAAGAACACGTCAAAATAGTTCCGCTTGTCAATGAGATTGGTAGATCATCCAGCATAGCGAAAAAGTTCTCATTACCGGACTTTGATGTCGAGTCTTGGGAAGCCCTACCGACTCCCTATTACCCTACCGAAGGCCAGGTCGGAGTGGCAGGGTATCAAATGAACATCCGCGTCCATCGTCAGGCGACCTACTACATCCTCAAGGTTATCATTCCCTTGTGCCTGATTGTCATGATGTCTTGGTTGCCTCGGTGGATTGACCCCGAACAAATCGGAACGAATATCGGCATTTCAACTTCAGCGTTTCTGACCCTTGTCGCCTACTTGTTTGCAATCACGGTTCTCTTGCCGCGAGTCTCTTACGTCACACGCATAGACCGGTTCATTTTGCTCTCGACGCTGACGGTATTTGCAGGCTTGATCCAAACCGTCTTCAATACGGTCTTGATTCGACGCGAAAATGGGCAACGAGCTGAAAAGATCGACTGGTGGTCGCGGATTGTCTATCCAATTCTGTTGGTGATCGTGCTGGTATCTTCCTTCCTGTTTTGA
- a CDS encoding DUF1254 domain-containing protein, whose product MTKRLIAVRAVIAMSVALVGTSGFAQSPQLKMTTDIPHSITAQDKVETSIGTLEYFDGVPQPKTVVKVYDYLDRSRAVNVFINSIPMLSIHTLREGQASVAADTCNKICIWDNLMDSKSLLLTGNTSTMYAVGFLDLAKDGPTVIDLPLGMLGILDDMAFRYMTDLGVAGPDKGKGGKFLVLPPGHKGDVPDGYFVVPSKTNGVWVFMRGYLDKSLPLEKAIPAASANIRDNLKVYPLGSKDAPPKMEFIKVSGKSMNTILPNDYTFFEKLHDLIQDEPDDYLGAEAKGMMAAIGIEKGKPFDPDTRMKAILTDAAAIGNAAARAISYFPREPGNFIYGKESAWVMAYANKDTGFEKNGAYNLDARALFHFGYICVSPAMAVTVAGKGSDYGLAMLDSEGKVLDGAKIYKLHLPPNVPVRDFWAVTMYDTQTRSQLQTNQQFPTLGSQTEGMKQNADGSWDIYFAPKPPKGQEGNWLQTIPGKSWWIGLRMYGPLQPWIDKTWRPGEIELVE is encoded by the coding sequence ATGACAAAAAGGCTAATCGCCGTGCGAGCTGTTATCGCGATGTCTGTAGCGCTGGTAGGAACATCGGGCTTTGCTCAGTCGCCACAATTAAAAATGACCACAGACATTCCGCATTCCATCACGGCTCAGGACAAGGTCGAAACGTCGATCGGCACGCTCGAATACTTCGACGGTGTGCCGCAGCCGAAAACGGTCGTGAAGGTCTATGACTATCTCGACCGCTCGCGGGCTGTGAACGTCTTCATCAACTCGATTCCGATGCTGTCGATCCACACTCTCCGCGAAGGTCAGGCATCGGTTGCCGCCGACACCTGCAACAAGATCTGTATCTGGGACAATCTGATGGATTCGAAGTCCCTACTGCTGACAGGCAATACCTCGACCATGTATGCCGTCGGTTTTCTTGACCTGGCGAAGGATGGACCGACGGTCATCGATTTGCCCCTAGGCATGCTGGGCATCTTGGACGACATGGCCTTCCGGTACATGACCGATCTCGGTGTGGCCGGACCAGACAAGGGCAAGGGCGGCAAGTTTCTGGTTCTGCCTCCGGGTCACAAGGGCGATGTGCCTGACGGATATTTCGTTGTGCCCTCGAAAACCAACGGTGTGTGGGTATTCATGCGCGGCTATCTGGACAAGAGCCTGCCACTGGAGAAAGCAATCCCGGCCGCCTCAGCCAACATTCGTGACAATCTGAAGGTCTATCCGCTCGGCAGCAAAGATGCACCTCCGAAGATGGAATTCATCAAAGTGTCAGGCAAGTCGATGAACACAATTCTGCCCAATGATTACACCTTTTTCGAGAAGCTGCACGACTTGATCCAGGATGAGCCGGATGATTACCTCGGCGCGGAAGCCAAGGGGATGATGGCCGCTATCGGCATCGAGAAGGGCAAACCCTTCGATCCAGACACCCGCATGAAGGCGATCCTGACCGATGCCGCCGCCATCGGCAACGCCGCAGCGCGTGCGATCAGCTACTTCCCGCGAGAGCCGGGCAACTTTATCTACGGTAAGGAAAGCGCGTGGGTGATGGCTTACGCCAACAAGGATACAGGGTTCGAAAAAAACGGTGCGTACAATCTCGATGCTCGCGCCTTGTTTCACTTCGGCTACATCTGCGTTTCCCCGGCGATGGCCGTGACAGTCGCTGGAAAAGGCTCGGACTATGGACTCGCGATGCTCGATTCAGAAGGCAAGGTGCTTGATGGCGCGAAGATCTACAAGCTGCATCTACCGCCAAATGTTCCGGTCAGAGACTTCTGGGCGGTAACGATGTACGACACTCAAACCCGTTCGCAACTGCAAACCAACCAGCAGTTCCCCACGCTCGGCAGCCAGACCGAAGGCATGAAGCAAAACGCCGACGGGTCGTGGGATATTTACTTTGCGCCGAAACCGCCCAAGGGACAGGAAGGCAACTGGCTGCAGACGATTCCCGGCAAGAGTTGGTGGATTGGCTTGCGGATGTACGGCCCTCTGCAACCCTGGATCGATAAGACTTGGCGACCGGGCGAGATCGAGTTGGTGGAGTAA
- a CDS encoding DUF1254 domain-containing protein, which translates to MKRQSAIASALGLFIGLTITSTGIAQAPKMKMTTPIPPGIATPDKLETRLGTLTSVDGVPDAATAQKVYDNLDFQRATQAYLNTIQIASMNGMREAILKWGPANYTALLFEELMDSKTLFLTPNTTSIYQLLWLDLTEGPMVVETPPNVIGLVDDAWFHYVCDFGQVGPDKNQGGKFLFLPPGYEGDVPDGYFVQKPQTYGNWVIWRGSQVDGSTAPAINATKGKLRVYPLAQKDNPPKMTFIDVSGKPFNTIHAMDAKFFDEVNSVVQREPGDGQDPEILGQLAAIGIRKGQPFTPDARMKKILAEAADVAAVTVRALASRPRGKDFFYYPGEGVWTTPFPGGSYLFLDKNNARYLDARAYFHFYATGITPAMTQAPYGKGSVYAVAYMDSKGDALLGDKTYKVHVAPNVPMESFWSFTLYDNQTRSELQTDQQFPGLDSNKKGLVKNADGSYDIYFGPNAPSGKESNWLQTVPGKGWNMLWRIYGPTKPWYDKTWRIGDPESLD; encoded by the coding sequence ATGAAACGACAATCGGCAATTGCCTCAGCACTGGGACTATTCATCGGGTTAACCATCACTTCGACCGGAATTGCACAGGCACCCAAAATGAAAATGACAACACCGATTCCCCCTGGGATCGCAACGCCGGACAAGCTGGAAACCCGCCTTGGCACACTCACCTCGGTCGATGGAGTTCCTGATGCGGCCACGGCCCAGAAGGTCTATGACAATCTTGACTTCCAGCGAGCCACACAGGCCTACCTGAACACCATTCAGATCGCCTCGATGAACGGCATGCGTGAAGCCATACTCAAATGGGGACCGGCCAATTACACGGCGCTGTTGTTCGAAGAGCTCATGGACTCGAAGACACTGTTCCTGACGCCGAACACAACCTCGATCTACCAACTGCTATGGCTCGACCTAACCGAAGGGCCGATGGTCGTCGAGACACCTCCCAATGTGATCGGACTCGTCGATGACGCCTGGTTCCACTACGTCTGTGATTTCGGCCAAGTCGGACCGGACAAAAACCAGGGCGGAAAGTTCCTCTTCCTCCCTCCCGGCTACGAAGGTGATGTTCCCGACGGTTATTTCGTACAGAAACCGCAGACCTATGGCAACTGGGTGATCTGGCGCGGTTCGCAAGTCGATGGAAGCACGGCTCCTGCCATCAACGCGACGAAGGGAAAGCTGCGTGTCTACCCACTGGCGCAGAAGGACAATCCGCCGAAGATGACGTTCATCGACGTGTCGGGCAAGCCGTTCAACACCATTCATGCGATGGACGCCAAGTTTTTCGATGAGGTCAACAGCGTCGTCCAGCGCGAACCGGGCGATGGGCAGGATCCGGAAATTCTCGGTCAACTAGCAGCCATCGGCATCCGAAAGGGTCAGCCCTTCACGCCTGATGCTCGGATGAAGAAGATCCTCGCCGAGGCTGCCGATGTGGCTGCGGTCACGGTGCGTGCACTCGCGTCACGCCCACGTGGCAAAGATTTCTTTTACTATCCCGGTGAAGGAGTGTGGACGACGCCGTTTCCGGGTGGCAGTTACCTGTTTCTCGACAAGAACAATGCCCGCTATCTCGACGCTCGCGCCTACTTCCACTTCTACGCGACCGGCATCACCCCGGCGATGACCCAGGCACCTTATGGTAAAGGCTCAGTCTACGCGGTGGCCTATATGGATTCCAAGGGTGACGCGCTCCTTGGTGACAAAACCTACAAGGTGCACGTGGCGCCCAATGTGCCGATGGAATCCTTCTGGTCTTTTACGCTCTATGACAACCAGACCCGTTCCGAACTGCAGACCGATCAGCAGTTCCCAGGTCTCGACAGCAACAAGAAGGGGCTCGTGAAGAACGCGGATGGTTCCTACGACATCTACTTCGGCCCCAACGCGCCGTCCGGCAAGGAATCTAACTGGCTCCAGACTGTTCCCGGCAAAGGTTGGAACATGCTGTGGCGTATCTACGGCCCGACCAAACCATGGTATGACAAAACCTGGAGAATTGGTGATCCGGAGTCGCTCGATTAA
- a CDS encoding TetR/AcrR family transcriptional regulator gives MSDTKQSQIRRRNDPRNRRTLRKSERTRQAILDAALKFLWTHPFRDLTVGELMSLAGTSRPAFYQYFEDLHGLMETLLHAIEKDIFGVATPWLQGEGDPLPLLEESMEGLVRVCYQQGPILRAVSDAAPMDERLEKAWTNFLKDFDDAVTQRIEQHQKTGLILPFDARSVAIALNRMDAYLLIHHFGRRPRGNRDSVRKAILQVWVSTLYSGQAVSGDVSERRAKRAKTSRSKTS, from the coding sequence ATGTCAGATACCAAACAGTCTCAGATTCGTCGTCGCAACGATCCCAGGAATCGTCGTACGCTGCGGAAGTCCGAACGAACTCGGCAGGCGATCCTCGATGCTGCGTTGAAATTTCTTTGGACGCATCCCTTCCGCGATTTGACCGTCGGCGAGTTGATGTCGCTTGCCGGCACCAGCCGCCCGGCGTTCTATCAGTACTTCGAGGACTTGCACGGATTGATGGAAACGCTTCTCCACGCCATAGAAAAGGACATTTTTGGTGTCGCCACACCTTGGTTGCAGGGCGAGGGTGATCCGCTCCCGCTTCTCGAAGAATCGATGGAAGGCCTAGTGCGTGTCTGCTATCAACAGGGCCCGATCTTGAGGGCTGTTTCTGACGCTGCCCCCATGGACGAGCGGTTGGAAAAGGCGTGGACTAATTTCTTAAAAGACTTCGACGACGCGGTCACGCAGCGAATCGAACAACATCAGAAAACGGGGCTGATCCTACCATTTGACGCACGCTCGGTGGCCATTGCCCTCAACCGCATGGATGCCTATTTGCTGATCCATCACTTTGGACGACGCCCGCGAGGAAACCGGGATTCAGTTCGGAAAGCGATCCTGCAAGTTTGGGTCTCCACGCTCTACAGCGGTCAGGCGGTGAGTGGCGATGTTTCAGAACGTCGAGCTAAACGCGCGAAGACATCACGATCAAAAACCTCCTAA
- the lptE gene encoding LPS assembly lipoprotein LptE: MKLRCYLLFTIGIITAGGCASYRMGAESLYAPDVQTVYVPMIESDSFRRDLGERLTEAVVKEIELKTPFKVVGSPDADSILSARLLSDTKRVIVENRNDDPRALEMGMLAEITWINRRREPLCLPNTIPLPPELLPINQTATQITAAGQSTVTTQQLAIERLAQQIVSTMEEGW; encoded by the coding sequence ATGAAGCTCAGATGCTACTTACTGTTCACGATCGGAATTATAACGGCTGGCGGCTGCGCCTCCTATCGCATGGGGGCTGAGTCGCTTTACGCACCGGACGTTCAAACGGTGTATGTCCCCATGATCGAGTCCGACAGTTTTCGCCGTGATCTGGGCGAGCGGCTTACCGAAGCAGTTGTAAAAGAGATCGAGTTGAAAACACCCTTTAAAGTTGTAGGATCTCCTGATGCCGACAGTATTCTTTCTGCCCGCCTGCTCAGCGACACCAAACGCGTGATCGTGGAAAACCGCAATGACGATCCCCGGGCGCTAGAAATGGGTATGCTTGCCGAAATCACCTGGATCAACCGCCGCCGGGAGCCACTTTGCCTGCCCAACACGATCCCTTTGCCTCCCGAGTTGCTGCCGATCAATCAAACGGCCACGCAAATCACCGCAGCAGGCCAATCTACCGTAACGACGCAACAGCTCGCGATCGAACGTTTGGCTCAGCAAATCGTTTCGACGATGGAAGAAGGTTGGTGA
- the bamD gene encoding outer membrane protein assembly factor BamD, producing the protein MQRNFTLLITCSFLVLFHLVGIQTCPAWGPTDWFTSSGDAAQVGTPEWWKKHKKTAEFVPGEGFRVKGVDGYFDDQGRPIQTSVAKVVKRKEAVGLLNEMHVVEQVDELKSQFGMGTDETLAQQSYAIGEDFFRRQEYAKAAKAFKEAISRGTDTQIEQDALFYQAESYFFDEKYSSAIGLYEELLDKYPNSLHLDKVVRRQFEIARYWEQYHNYDPNWVTTPNLIDDTRPLFDTLGHAMKTYENIRLKDPTGPLADSAVMTTANSYFLRGRYNDADYQYKLLREEYPQSEHQFEAHILGLQCKLRIYQGPNYDGGPLEDAKKLAKQLKQQFGGELSREERERLATIQAQLNEALAERDYAVAKYYDETEHYGSAKFYYAKVAKDYPESALGMKARERYQEIAGEPDHPETKVAWFLNMFPENRERKTLQRVPLLAPESEINIATQSPPGTGNVTQASAQE; encoded by the coding sequence ATGCAGCGCAACTTTACTCTACTAATCACGTGCTCGTTTCTGGTCCTGTTTCACTTGGTGGGAATACAAACTTGCCCCGCCTGGGGGCCTACGGATTGGTTCACTTCTTCTGGGGATGCTGCTCAGGTAGGCACTCCCGAATGGTGGAAGAAACACAAGAAAACAGCTGAGTTTGTGCCGGGTGAAGGGTTTCGGGTCAAAGGAGTAGATGGTTATTTCGACGATCAAGGGCGCCCGATACAGACGAGCGTCGCCAAAGTGGTGAAACGCAAAGAAGCAGTTGGCTTGCTCAACGAGATGCATGTCGTTGAACAAGTCGACGAGCTAAAGAGCCAATTTGGGATGGGGACCGATGAAACATTGGCCCAGCAATCCTATGCCATCGGGGAAGATTTCTTCCGCCGTCAGGAATACGCCAAGGCGGCCAAGGCATTCAAGGAAGCCATCTCCCGTGGCACAGATACACAGATCGAACAGGATGCTCTCTTCTATCAAGCAGAGAGCTACTTCTTCGACGAGAAGTACTCAAGTGCGATTGGTTTATACGAAGAATTACTCGATAAGTACCCCAACTCGCTCCATCTGGACAAGGTGGTCCGCCGACAGTTCGAAATCGCACGTTACTGGGAGCAATATCACAACTACGATCCTAACTGGGTCACCACTCCTAACCTGATCGACGACACGAGGCCCCTCTTCGATACCTTGGGCCATGCGATGAAAACGTATGAAAACATTCGCCTGAAAGATCCAACGGGCCCATTGGCCGACTCGGCCGTTATGACAACTGCCAACTCGTATTTCCTACGCGGCCGCTACAACGACGCAGACTATCAATACAAACTCTTGCGCGAGGAATATCCCCAGAGCGAACACCAATTCGAGGCACATATTCTCGGTCTGCAATGCAAATTGCGGATCTATCAGGGCCCCAATTATGACGGAGGCCCTTTGGAGGATGCCAAGAAACTGGCAAAACAACTCAAACAACAATTTGGTGGAGAACTTTCTCGTGAAGAGAGAGAGCGACTGGCGACCATCCAGGCCCAGTTGAATGAAGCCCTGGCAGAACGGGATTACGCAGTTGCCAAGTATTACGACGAAACAGAGCACTACGGCAGTGCCAAGTTCTATTATGCCAAAGTTGCCAAGGACTACCCGGAATCAGCCCTCGGCATGAAAGCGCGAGAACGCTACCAAGAAATCGCAGGTGAACCTGACCATCCTGAAACCAAGGTCGCTTGGTTTCTGAACATGTTCCCCGAAAACCGCGAGCGAAAAACCTTGCAACGGGTGCCGCTGCTCGCTCCGGAGAGCGAGATCAACATCGCAACACAATCGCCACCTGGCACGGGCAATGTCACTCAGGCCTCCGCTCAGGAATAG
- a CDS encoding hemolysin family protein, whose amino-acid sequence MSTLQLFWTTLAAIVAATICNLAARSLREFSRHDLEEICRRREKPERFTNILQEHDRVGLGIEILSVVLAVFSAVAGSAWTVARGGSDLTSGLALLGTAAVLALVLVTSMVWVSRAVARVFSEEFLYHSWPLWKLLAVVVSPLTWGAHMLDITLHRLAGRELHDEEDERIEEEIRTIVSEGHREGLLEEEAREMIEGVIDLSDADVAEIMTPRTDMNMLSIHLDWEALIASAIETGHTRIPVYDKNRDDIIGVLYTKDLLPELATGDIDSRTPIRELLRKPVFVPETKPVHDLLQMLQQLRTHVAVVLDEYGGVSGLVTIEDVVEEIVGEIIDEYDEEVAEEIRQIDDNTCEALGKAHIDEINDRLNIQLPEDADFDTIGGLVFSELGRVPVAGESLIWQEQVEIHVLEATRRRIERVRVQRLGDDQRESA is encoded by the coding sequence GTGAGTACGTTGCAACTATTCTGGACTACGCTGGCAGCAATTGTGGCGGCGACGATCTGCAATCTGGCGGCGCGGTCACTTCGGGAATTCTCCCGACACGACTTGGAAGAAATTTGTCGGCGGCGTGAAAAGCCAGAACGTTTTACGAATATCCTGCAGGAACACGACCGCGTGGGATTGGGCATCGAGATTCTTTCGGTGGTGCTTGCGGTGTTTTCTGCAGTTGCCGGCTCTGCTTGGACAGTCGCCCGGGGAGGCTCAGATCTTACAAGTGGATTGGCACTTTTAGGAACTGCAGCAGTTTTAGCACTTGTGCTTGTGACTTCCATGGTGTGGGTTTCGCGTGCCGTGGCGCGTGTATTTTCTGAAGAGTTTCTTTACCATAGCTGGCCATTGTGGAAACTGTTGGCCGTCGTCGTGTCGCCCCTTACCTGGGGTGCCCATATGCTGGATATCACGTTGCACCGCCTTGCCGGGCGGGAACTCCATGATGAAGAAGACGAGCGGATCGAGGAAGAAATTCGCACGATCGTCAGCGAAGGGCATCGCGAGGGGTTGCTCGAAGAGGAAGCCCGCGAAATGATCGAAGGGGTCATCGATCTGAGCGATGCCGACGTGGCGGAGATCATGACCCCGCGGACTGATATGAACATGCTTTCGATCCATCTGGATTGGGAAGCACTCATCGCCTCTGCAATCGAGACAGGTCACACGCGTATCCCCGTGTACGACAAAAACCGCGACGACATCATCGGCGTTCTCTACACCAAAGACCTGCTCCCCGAATTGGCGACAGGCGACATCGACTCTCGAACCCCAATTCGCGAACTACTCCGTAAACCGGTGTTCGTCCCCGAAACCAAACCGGTCCACGATCTGCTGCAAATGCTGCAGCAACTACGGACCCATGTGGCCGTGGTATTGGATGAGTATGGCGGCGTGTCTGGATTAGTCACTATCGAAGACGTGGTAGAAGAAATCGTCGGTGAAATCATTGACGAATACGACGAAGAAGTTGCCGAGGAAATCCGCCAGATCGACGACAACACGTGCGAAGCTCTTGGCAAGGCACACATCGACGAAATCAACGATCGTCTCAACATTCAACTCCCCGAAGACGCCGATTTTGACACTATTGGTGGGCTCGTATTTAGCGAACTTGGCCGGGTCCCTGTGGCAGGCGAATCGCTCATCTGGCAAGAGCAGGTGGAGATCCACGTACTGGAAGCAACCCGCCGACGGATCGAGCGGGTGCGAGTGCAGCGACTGGGAGACGACCAGCGCGAGAGTGCGTGA
- the ybeY gene encoding rRNA maturation RNase YbeY codes for MNETGTEANILEPEEVAEGESEPAEPSFRVVVANEQSSLAIDEARLVTAVEAVLADSSYPTASISIAVVDDPTIHALNVEFLNHDYSTDVLSFVLEDSRGCLEGELIVSTDTAIREAAEAGWSSQDELLLYAVHGALHLVGYCDKQSNTQAEMLSAELKYLRRLGIALPRDASRWEHAAEDVAGQSEELLP; via the coding sequence ATGAACGAAACCGGGACAGAAGCAAACATCTTAGAGCCTGAGGAAGTTGCCGAAGGCGAGTCTGAACCTGCTGAACCTAGCTTTCGAGTAGTGGTTGCCAACGAGCAGTCCTCGCTGGCTATTGACGAAGCGAGACTTGTCACAGCAGTTGAGGCGGTGCTTGCTGATTCTTCTTATCCGACGGCCTCGATAAGCATCGCTGTGGTCGACGATCCGACCATCCATGCTTTGAACGTCGAATTCCTTAATCATGATTACTCGACAGACGTATTGAGCTTTGTGCTTGAAGACTCACGAGGATGTCTCGAAGGCGAGCTGATCGTGAGTACCGATACGGCTATTCGCGAAGCTGCCGAAGCTGGTTGGTCGTCGCAGGATGAGTTGTTGCTCTATGCCGTTCATGGCGCATTACATCTGGTTGGTTACTGCGACAAGCAGTCCAACACCCAGGCCGAAATGCTCTCAGCAGAGTTGAAATATCTCCGACGCTTGGGCATTGCCCTGCCGAGGGACGCCTCTCGTTGGGAGCATGCAGCAGAGGACGTTGCTGGGCAGAGTGAGGAGTTGTTGCCGTGA